In Neovison vison isolate M4711 chromosome 14, ASM_NN_V1, whole genome shotgun sequence, the following proteins share a genomic window:
- the FBXL19 gene encoding F-box/LRR-repeat protein 19 isoform X6 — protein MKKPKPPLASAEGPAVPSPSPQREKLERFKRMCQLLERVPDTSSSSSDSDSDSDSSGTSLSEDEAPGEARNGRRPARGSSGEKENRGGRRAVRPGSGGPLLSWPLGPAPPPRPPQLERHVVRPPPRSPEPDTLPLAAGSDHPLPRAAWLRVFQHLGPRELCVCMRVCRTWSRWCYDKRLWPRMDLSRRKSLTPPMLSGVVRRQPRALDLSWTGVSKKQLMWLLNRLQGLQELVLSGCSWLSVSALGSAPLPALRLLDLRWIEDVKDSQLRELLLPPPDTKPGQTESRGRLQGVAELRLAGLELTDASLRLLLRHAPQLSALDLSHCAHVGDPSVHLLTAPTSPLRETLVHLNLAGCHRLTDHCLPLFRRCPRLRRLDLRSCRQLSPEACARLAAAGPPGPFRCPEEKLLLKDS, from the exons ATGAAA AAACCAAAGCCGCCTTTGGCCTCTGCCGAGGGCCCGGCCGTGCCGTCCCCGTCgccgcagagggagaagctggagcGTTTCAAGCGTATGTGCCAGCTGCTGGAGCGGGTGCCCGAcacctcctcgtcctcctcgGACTCCGATTCCGACTCGGACTCTTCGGGCACGTCGCTGAGTGAGGATGAGGCCCCTGGCGAGGCCCGGAATGGGCGGCGGCCAGCCCGGGGCAGCTCGGGCGAGAAGGAGAACCGCGGGGGGCGGCGGGCTGTGCGCCCTGGCAGTGGGGGGCCCCTCCTCAGCTGGCCCCtgggccccgccccgccgccccggccCCCGCAGCTGGAGAGGCACGTGGTACGGCCCCCACCTCGAAGCCCTGAGCCCGACACGCTGCCTTTGGCCGCTGGATCcgaccaccccctgccccgcgcCGCCTGGCTTCGTGTCTTCCAGCACCTCGGGCCCCGAGAGCTGTGCGTTTGCATGCGAGTCTGCCGGACTTGGAGCCGCTG GTGCTATGACAAGCGTCTGTGGCCTCGAATGGATCTGAGCCGGCGAAAGTCCCTGACTCCACCCATGCTCAGTGGTGTGGTTCGTCGCCAGCCCCGAGCCCTGGACCTCAGCTGGACAGGTGTCTCCAAGAAGCAGCTCATGTGGCTTCTGAACCGTCTGCAAG GCCTGCAGGAGCTGGTGCTCTCCGGCTGCTCCTGGCTCTCggtctctgccctgggctcagcccCACTGCCGGCCCTGCGGCTCCTGGATCTCCGCTGGATTGAGGATGTTAAAGACTCCCAGCTCCGCGAGCTGCTCCTGCCTCCACCAGACACCAAACCAG GGCAAACGGAGAGCCGTGGGCGGCTGCAGGGGGTAGCAGAGCTGCGCCTGGCAGGCCTGGAGCTGACAGATGCCTCCCTGCGGCTCCTGCTGCGCCATGCGCCCCAGCTGAGTGCCCTGGACCTGAGCCACTGCGCCCACGTCGGGGACCCCAGTGTCCACCTCCTCACAGCCCCCACTTCCCCGCTCCGCGAGACCTTGGTGCACCTCAATCTTGCCG gttgCCACCGCCTCACGGACCACTGCCTCCCGCTGTTCCGCCGCTGCCCGCGCCTGCGCCGCCTAGACCTGCGCTCCTGCCGCCAGCTTTCCCCTGAAGCTTGTGCCCGGCTGGCAGCCGCTGGGCCCCCCGGCCCCTTCCGCTGCCCAGAGGAGAAGCTGCTGCTCAAGGACAGCTAG